Within Myceligenerans xiligouense, the genomic segment CGGCGGTGAGTGCATCGACTACCTCACCCGCCTGCGGGGCGGCGCCGACAAGAAGGCGCTGCGCGCCCGCAAGGCCGAGCTGCTGGAACGTTTCGAGCTCGACCCCCGCAAGAAGGCCCGTACCTACTCCAAGGGCAACCGGCAGAAGGTCGCCCTGGTCGCGGCCTTCCTGTCCGACGCGGAGCTCTACATCCTCGACGAGCCCACGGCCGGCCTGGACCCGCTCATGGAGTCCGTGTTCACGGACTACGTGCGCGAGGCCAAGGACGCGGGTCGATCCGTGCTGCTGTCCAGCCACATTCTCAGCGAGGTCGAGAAGGTGTGCGACACCGTCACGATCATCCGCAACGGCACCGCCGTCGAGCACGGCACGCTCGACGAGCTGCGGCACCTCACCCGGTCGAACGTGACCGCGGTGGTGGGCAAGGACCCGGCCGCGCTCACCAGGCTGAGTGCGGTCAACAACCTCCAGACCATGGCGCACGACGGCGGCACCCGGGTCACCTTCGACGCCGACAACGCCGACATCGCGGACGTCCTCAAGGCCGTCACCACGCTGGACGTGCACAGCATCACCGTCACGCCGCCGTCGCTGGAGGAGCTGTTCATGCGGCACTACGGCGACGTCATCGAGGCCGACGAGACCGACGGGGCCGCGGCGCGGGCAGCGGCCGGCGACGGCGAGCCGTCGGACCGTGCAGAACGGAAGGCGGCGCGGCGCGCGGCGAAGAAGGCGGGTGCGCGATGAGCGCGGTCGCAGTGGCCCCGGCCGGGCGGGCGACGCCGGACGTCGGGATCACGCGTTTCGGTTCCACGCTGACCGGGACCGGGCGGATGATCCGCTTCATCCTGCGCCGGGACCGGGTGCGGATCTTCTGGTGGACCGCGATCGTCGTTCTTCTGTACCCGTACTACGTCGTCGTGCTCGACGGGCTGCTCGCGGACGCGGAGTCGCGGCAGGAGTGGGCACTGAGCGCGACGACACCTGGGATGATCGCGATGGGCGGACCGGGTTACGGCACCGATGACTACACGGTGGGGCCGGCGTTGGCCAACACGTACGTCACGTGGTTCATCCTGGCGCTTGCCGTCATGAGCATCCTGCATGTGGTGCGCCACACTCGTGCGGAGGAAGAGTCGAGCCGTTCCGAACTGGTGCGGGGAAGTGTCGTCGGGCGACATGCGCCGGCTGTGGCCGCGGTGCTGACCCT encodes:
- a CDS encoding ABC transporter ATP-binding protein, with translation MTTPSSGVPAIEIAGLDKSFGSVKALDGLDLTVRTGEVAGFLGPNGAGKSTAIRVLLGLLRSDAGVARMFGRDVWHDAVELHKHLTYVPGDVSLWPNLTGGECIDYLTRLRGGADKKALRARKAELLERFELDPRKKARTYSKGNRQKVALVAAFLSDAELYILDEPTAGLDPLMESVFTDYVREAKDAGRSVLLSSHILSEVEKVCDTVTIIRNGTAVEHGTLDELRHLTRSNVTAVVGKDPAALTRLSAVNNLQTMAHDGGTRVTFDADNADIADVLKAVTTLDVHSITVTPPSLEELFMRHYGDVIEADETDGAAARAAAGDGEPSDRAERKAARRAAKKAGAR